A window of the Candidatus Binatia bacterium genome harbors these coding sequences:
- a CDS encoding isochorismatase family cysteine hydrolase, whose translation MLDLAGKKIPSTLAEIVDPRRTALLLWDMEYAIAPNAFNYKEIAANLKTLAGVARRAGVQVFYSLQTPFDLVKEEAGVWVRLRMKRANVTDVAQLLKEKDDPHGREIVEELKPEPSDIVFKKRRPDGFIGTDFDLMLRSRGIGAIVIGGVATEGGVEGTARSGRNLGYDVVVLKDGVGSRNRELHEMALKLMERTQFDVATVDEVAAVWRKKGK comes from the coding sequence ATGTTGGATCTAGCAGGAAAAAAAATACCGAGCACTCTGGCGGAGATCGTCGATCCCCGCCGGACCGCTTTGCTCCTCTGGGACATGGAATACGCCATCGCGCCGAACGCCTTCAACTATAAGGAGATCGCGGCAAACCTGAAGACGCTGGCGGGTGTCGCGCGCCGGGCGGGCGTGCAGGTTTTCTATTCGCTGCAGACACCTTTCGATTTGGTCAAGGAAGAGGCCGGCGTCTGGGTACGCCTTCGAATGAAGAGAGCGAATGTAACCGACGTTGCGCAACTGCTGAAAGAAAAGGACGATCCGCACGGGCGGGAGATCGTCGAAGAGCTGAAGCCCGAGCCGAGCGATATCGTTTTTAAGAAACGCAGACCGGACGGCTTCATTGGAACGGACTTCGATTTGATGCTGCGCAGCCGAGGCATCGGCGCGATCGTCATCGGCGGCGTCGCCACGGAAGGGGGCGTCGAGGGCACCGCGCGCAGCGGACGCAATCTCGGCTACGACGTGGTCGTCCTTAAAGACGGCGTCGGCTCGCGAAACCGCGAGCTGCACGAGATGGCGCTGAAACTGATGGAGAGGACGCAGTTCGACGTCGCGACGGTGGACGAAGTGGCGGCGGTGTGGAGAAAAAAAGGCAAATGA
- a CDS encoding amidohydrolase family protein, with the protein MRAIDADTHVIETERTWEYMRGDEAKSRPVLVPTESGRKGWLIDGKIFSRGVNVNPDIPADVREMRDIEARLRHMNELEIDVQILYPSLFLRALTSRAEVEAGLCRSYNRWVNDLCAETNGRLRWVAAAPLLSTEAALAEARFAKDHGACALFMRGIMCDKILSDPYFYPFYEEAQKLDLAVCVHASTGGFQWMEIFERESGFAKFKLAVLSAFHAIVHDGIPARFPRLRFGFIEVRAQWLPYVYHELAKRFEKNGKPLGKDWMRENRLYVACQTDDDLSYVLKYSGEDNIVIGSDYGHADTSSEIEALRILHNKGELKAAVIGKILYDNPTALYNL; encoded by the coding sequence ATGCGGGCCATCGACGCCGATACCCACGTGATTGAAACGGAGCGGACGTGGGAATACATGCGGGGAGACGAGGCGAAGTCCCGGCCGGTCTTGGTGCCGACGGAGAGCGGGCGAAAAGGTTGGCTGATCGACGGAAAGATTTTTTCGCGTGGCGTCAACGTCAATCCGGATATTCCTGCGGACGTTCGAGAGATGCGGGACATCGAGGCAAGGCTCAGGCATATGAACGAGCTCGAGATCGACGTTCAAATCCTCTATCCCTCCCTATTTCTGCGCGCTCTCACCTCCAGAGCGGAAGTCGAAGCGGGGCTTTGTCGGAGCTATAACCGATGGGTAAACGATCTGTGCGCTGAAACGAACGGGCGTCTTCGCTGGGTTGCGGCGGCGCCGTTGCTCAGCACGGAGGCGGCGCTTGCTGAGGCAAGATTTGCCAAAGACCACGGCGCCTGCGCGCTTTTCATGCGCGGTATCATGTGCGACAAAATACTGAGCGACCCGTATTTTTATCCGTTCTACGAAGAGGCTCAGAAGCTCGATCTCGCCGTTTGCGTTCACGCTTCCACCGGCGGATTTCAGTGGATGGAGATCTTCGAGCGCGAAAGCGGCTTCGCGAAATTCAAGCTCGCGGTGCTGTCGGCTTTCCATGCCATCGTGCACGACGGAATTCCAGCCAGGTTTCCCCGACTCCGCTTCGGCTTCATCGAAGTCCGCGCTCAATGGCTCCCCTATGTTTACCACGAACTGGCGAAGCGCTTCGAAAAAAACGGCAAGCCTCTCGGCAAAGACTGGATGCGCGAAAACCGTCTTTACGTCGCCTGCCAGACCGACGACGACCTTTCCTACGTGCTCAAGTACTCGGGCGAGGATAACATCGTCATCGGCTCGGACTACGGCCACGCCGATACCTCGAGCGAGATCGAGGCGCTACGTATCCTCCACAACAAAGGGGAGCTGAAAGCGGCTGTAATCGGGAAAATCCTCTACGACAATCCAACGGCCCTTTATAACCTGTAG
- a CDS encoding NAD(P)-dependent oxidoreductase, giving the protein MKEIGVIGLGNAGKPIAERLLKKGHRLKVYDLNPEAMNALAERGATKTASAREAVSEFTLTILPSSTEVKAATFGKNGVCAAVQPGGALIDLSGTDPQFARELEQQVEKRGAHFLGATLHAAGAPAITIPKGLLSIVVGGKKEALEKCLGILKDLSQKVICVAEPWMPKAMKIAVIMFAAANSIISAEVLSWLTAQSIDPKLFHELLKTTGSRESAGRVEDFLKRMNSYGGALSNSYKDIRQALEIAGLLDLPLPLMNTVNQLQEMGRAQGFSRLNTPAAMGKLYEMLTGQDLSGAVADSEKVFPEPSETEVIYLEEIKK; this is encoded by the coding sequence ATGAAAGAAATTGGAGTCATCGGCCTGGGAAACGCGGGCAAACCGATCGCCGAGCGCTTGCTCAAAAAAGGCCATCGCTTAAAGGTCTATGATTTGAATCCCGAGGCGATGAACGCGCTCGCGGAACGCGGAGCGACAAAGACAGCTTCCGCGAGAGAAGCCGTGTCGGAGTTTACGCTAACGATTTTGCCATCGAGCACGGAAGTCAAGGCGGCGACTTTTGGAAAAAATGGAGTTTGCGCCGCTGTGCAGCCCGGCGGCGCTCTTATCGACCTCAGTGGAACCGATCCCCAGTTTGCGCGCGAGCTTGAACAGCAGGTCGAAAAGAGAGGCGCTCACTTCCTCGGCGCGACGCTTCACGCCGCCGGCGCGCCCGCCATCACGATCCCCAAGGGTCTTCTGTCGATCGTCGTCGGCGGAAAAAAAGAGGCTTTGGAGAAATGTCTCGGGATTTTAAAAGATCTCAGCCAAAAAGTTATATGCGTCGCGGAACCCTGGATGCCCAAGGCAATGAAGATAGCGGTCATCATGTTCGCCGCCGCGAACAGCATCATTTCCGCCGAGGTCCTTAGCTGGCTGACGGCCCAAAGCATCGATCCTAAACTCTTTCATGAGCTTCTCAAAACCACCGGCTCGCGCGAGTCCGCGGGGCGGGTGGAGGATTTTCTCAAGCGGATGAACAGCTACGGCGGCGCGCTCAGCAATAGCTATAAAGACATTCGCCAGGCCCTTGAAATCGCAGGTCTTTTGGACCTGCCGCTTCCTCTAATGAACACGGTCAACCAGCTCCAGGAGATGGGACGCGCGCAAGGCTTTTCCCGCCTCAACACGCCCGCGGCGATGGGCAAGCTCTACGAGATGTTGACCGGCCAGGATCTAAGCGGGGCGGTCGCGGATTCCGAAAAAGTTTTCCCCGAGCCGAGCGAGACGGAAGTGATATACCTGGAAGAGATCAAGAAGTAA
- a CDS encoding extracellular solute-binding protein, which yields MKPRPSLRALISLLLIHCAFLCPVFAAESWKPEWEKTIQAAKREGEVAVYGPHNPMYLPLWETFQKAFAGIKINFLPGKGSDLTQKILTERRAGKYLADLIMGGSSNYVAYPPGVLEPLRPVMILPEVHDESAWWQKKLWFADSQNQSAILLTGELGTRRGSYNTSLLDPKEVQSWWDLLKPKFKGKLGTFDPLVSGGGGETFVFFYAAPALGPRFISRLLTETDILVTRHLEQGTDWLGQGKILFYIGSGQPVMRAKQQGLPVDLLPHPLKEGDIMGGGACCLALLNRAPHPNAAKVFVNWVLSREGQIAWQKYSETNSLRMDIPKDDLPLWARPQSGIEYYMLNASQNQDPAKIKAMQKVAEKALKKK from the coding sequence ATGAAGCCTCGGCCGTCTCTAAGAGCGCTCATTTCTCTCCTTTTGATCCATTGTGCTTTCCTCTGTCCCGTTTTCGCGGCCGAAAGTTGGAAACCGGAATGGGAAAAAACGATTCAAGCGGCGAAGCGTGAAGGCGAAGTCGCGGTCTACGGCCCGCACAATCCGATGTACCTGCCGCTCTGGGAAACGTTTCAGAAGGCCTTTGCGGGAATCAAGATCAACTTCCTGCCCGGCAAGGGATCGGATCTCACGCAGAAGATCCTCACCGAGCGGCGCGCGGGAAAATATCTCGCGGATCTCATCATGGGCGGCTCCAGCAACTACGTGGCCTATCCTCCGGGCGTGCTGGAGCCGCTTCGTCCCGTCATGATTTTACCCGAGGTCCATGACGAGTCGGCGTGGTGGCAAAAAAAGTTGTGGTTCGCCGACTCGCAGAATCAATCCGCCATTCTGCTCACGGGCGAGCTCGGCACCCGACGCGGCTCTTACAACACGAGCCTCCTCGATCCGAAAGAGGTGCAATCCTGGTGGGACCTGTTGAAGCCGAAATTCAAAGGCAAGCTCGGGACTTTCGATCCGCTTGTGTCCGGCGGCGGCGGCGAGACCTTCGTATTTTTTTATGCCGCGCCGGCGCTCGGCCCGCGCTTCATCTCGCGGCTTCTCACGGAGACCGACATTCTGGTCACGCGCCATCTCGAACAGGGGACGGACTGGCTGGGGCAAGGAAAAATTTTATTTTACATCGGCAGCGGCCAGCCGGTGATGCGGGCCAAGCAGCAAGGACTTCCCGTCGATCTTCTGCCGCATCCGCTGAAGGAAGGCGACATCATGGGCGGCGGCGCCTGCTGCCTCGCGCTGCTCAATCGAGCGCCGCACCCCAACGCCGCCAAGGTATTCGTCAATTGGGTGCTCTCGCGCGAAGGCCAGATCGCGTGGCAGAAATACAGCGAGACCAATTCTTTGAGAATGGATATTCCCAAAGACGACTTGCCTCTCTGGGCAAGGCCTCAGAGCGGCATCGAATATTACATGCTGAACGCGTCGCAGAATCAGGACCCGGCGAAAATCAAAGCGATGCAGAAGGTCGCTGAGAAAGCGCTGAAAAAAAAATAA
- a CDS encoding ATP-binding cassette domain-containing protein, translated as MRKIPALDIRGVSYALDGKKILDSVSWTIEPGEHWAILGPNGSGKTTLLRIACGFLWPNAGGDVYRKGRSLINLPELRKSIGWVSATLASQIPPREPVLRTVVSGKYAQVGLFEWPWEAPTKKDFALAEEYLEQMSAASLEDQEFGTLSQGEQQKVMIVRARMTRPYLILLDEPCAGLDPGARENFLASLKKLGKRKQVPALVYVTHHVEEILPMFKKTLILKQGRVLASGKTSALLKPETLEKLYGVSLSTIRKKGRCWPIAG; from the coding sequence ATGAGAAAAATTCCCGCGCTGGATATCCGCGGCGTTTCGTACGCGCTCGACGGGAAAAAGATTCTCGATTCGGTAAGCTGGACCATCGAGCCCGGAGAGCATTGGGCGATTCTCGGCCCGAACGGCTCCGGCAAGACGACGCTGCTCCGAATCGCCTGCGGCTTTCTCTGGCCCAACGCCGGCGGCGACGTTTATCGCAAGGGTCGGTCGCTTATCAATCTTCCCGAGCTTCGAAAAAGCATCGGCTGGGTCAGCGCGACCTTGGCGTCGCAGATCCCGCCGCGCGAGCCGGTGTTGAGGACGGTGGTCTCGGGAAAGTACGCGCAGGTGGGTCTTTTCGAGTGGCCGTGGGAAGCGCCGACGAAAAAAGATTTCGCCCTCGCGGAGGAATATCTCGAGCAGATGAGCGCGGCGTCGCTTGAAGATCAGGAGTTCGGCACGCTGTCGCAGGGGGAGCAGCAGAAGGTTATGATCGTGCGCGCGCGGATGACCCGGCCGTACCTCATTCTGCTGGACGAGCCGTGCGCCGGATTGGACCCCGGCGCGCGCGAGAATTTTCTCGCGAGCTTGAAAAAGCTCGGCAAGCGAAAACAAGTTCCGGCGCTGGTCTACGTCACGCACCACGTCGAGGAGATCCTGCCGATGTTCAAGAAGACGCTGATCTTGAAGCAGGGCAGGGTGCTGGCGTCGGGAAAGACAAGCGCGCTGCTTAAGCCGGAGACCTTGGAAAAACTTTACGGCGTGTCGCTCAGCACCATCAGGAAGAAGGGCCGGTGCTGGCCGATCGCCGGGTGA